CACCGGACCAAGCAAGGTGAGCGCGATTTCTCCGCCCGCCGAAACCCGCACGGAACGGTTCAGCTCCGGCGCTTCAAAGACAGAGATCTCCAACAGGTCTTCCGGCCCGATGGAGTAGTCCTCGCTGCGACCAGAGGAATCACGAGGGGTCAGGCTAAGGCGCAACTGCTCGAGCCGCTGATTGAGCTCTTCTGCGGTCTTTGGATTCTGCTGGACAAGCTTCGGGTCTTGCGATGCACCCTGGCCATATAAGGGCCCCGCGATCACAAGAACTGCGAAGGTAATCATCAGGGATAGACGATTTGCTGAACTCAGAACCTGCTTGCGAATCATCTGAACTCTCGTTTCTGTGAGTTTCGGTTGACTAGTTTGTGCGAGGTCCTACTTCGTGCCTGCTCCTGCACACACCGTCCGTCGAGAGGACACTCCCAGATTACCGGAGCGAACGCGTCTCTACGTCTCGCAAGGGAGAGGCGTTGAATCGCCCGGGAAGGCGGTTCGGCGAGGCATTCGCTGTCTTAGCCCCTCGATGCTACGGACAGACAATCTGAGGCCGATTTGGTGAAACCACCACGCAGTCCTGCGGCTGCGCGCGGTTCAGGGCCTGCACACCCAAAACGAGTCCAGTGATGCCGGCCGCCGCGCTGGCGACGAGCACAACCGTCCACAGCGGGCCAAGCCCGCCTGCCGCCAGGGCCGGGGTGGGGACGGTGGCTTCCAGGGTTGTCCCTTCCTTGACTTCGACGGTGCGGTTGGAAGCGCGCACCATGGCCGTACCCTTGCGTGCCAACACCTTGAGGTTGCCGCCTGAAATGGCGACTTCATATAGGCCACCCGATGGCCCTGCGGCCTGAATCTCAACGCCACCAGCCCTCACCAAAAGCGGCTGGTCGCTGCGGTTGACCACCGCCAGCGCGCCGCGCTCAAGGGCGACAGTGATCTGTTGTCCGGCGCGATCGACCTGAACGGCGCTCTGCGAGGGCAGGAGAACCTGATCGCCGCCGGTCAGCGATAGACCCAGTGCGGTCTCATTGCCGGTGGAGATCCGGTCCCCGGCAAAGACCGTGGATTCGGCCGGGGCTGCGGTGCCATTGATTTCGACTCGTCCTTTCATGTTCATCTTGCCCACCACGGCCGGCGAGCCGGCCAGAGAGAGTGGCGGGAGGGCCAGCAGTACAGAAAAGGCAACTGCCAAGGGTGCTTTGGCTACCATGTGTTCCTCCTCAGAGAATTGATCATCAGCAACTTGTGACAGAACTGCCCGCCCAGGGGGTCCGGCTGAGCCTGCCCGAAAAGGGATAGGGCTCAGGAATCAATGGGCCGCATGCCCGTCGAACCTGTCAGCAGCCAAGATCTGGGTTCGAACGTGATCGGCAAGGCTCGTGGACAGCCCCAGCTTTGTTCCAGAATTGGAACGGATATCGGGCATATTCAGGAGGGGTATTGCAACCGGAGTGCCATTTGGGAAGCCAGGCATGAGTTGAGGGGGCCAGCGATTTTCGAGGTTGTATGAGGCTAGTGCATCGGGTATTTTCGACGGGATCATGGTGGACATTCACTGTCACATCCTTCCGGGGCTGGACGACGGTGCGGAGTCGCTGGATGAAGCCGTCCAGATGGGTGAAATGGCGATTGCGGACGGGATCACGCACGTTGTAGGCACGCCACACTCAAATGACCAGTACCGGTTTGATCCCGTTTTGGTACGGCAGCGCCGGGATGAACTACAGGACAAGTTTGGGGACCGGCTGAAGATTGCTACAGGCTGTGACTTTCACTTGAGTTATGAAAACCTGCAGGACATCCGAGAGCATCCGACGAAGTACACGCTGAACCAGCTGAACTACCTGC
Above is a window of Candidatus Acidiferrales bacterium DNA encoding:
- a CDS encoding polysaccharide biosynthesis/export family protein, with product MIRKQVLSSANRLSLMITFAVLVIAGPLYGQGASQDPKLVQQNPKTAEELNQRLEQLRLSLTPRDSSGRSEDYSIGPEDLLEISVFEAPELNRSVRVSAGGEIALTLLGPV
- a CDS encoding FecR domain-containing protein; the protein is MVAKAPLAVAFSVLLALPPLSLAGSPAVVGKMNMKGRVEINGTAAPAESTVFAGDRISTGNETALGLSLTGGDQVLLPSQSAVQVDRAGQQITVALERGALAVVNRSDQPLLVRAGGVEIQAAGPSGGLYEVAISGGNLKVLARKGTAMVRASNRTVEVKEGTTLEATVPTPALAAGGLGPLWTVVLVASAAAGITGLVLGVQALNRAQPQDCVVVSPNRPQIVCP